The following coding sequences lie in one Candidatus Melainabacteria bacterium genomic window:
- a CDS encoding response regulator: MSGFFKSSWKVLRRLGSSSKESSESSDEGESSNNDSNRDKSERTRQLKVGFLGGDKSKQSANDRRATLLANVSTELRTPLTLILAPLESLLMGNHGALTADQSALLRTIHNNSVRLLQMVSGLLDFSVVQSGSIQVSRQPVDVAVLTGAVVSDFQSIIASRNITLTYDPQQANLFVMIDRYMYERIVSNLISNAVKFTMAGGQVKVSLRHKDDRLELSVLDTGVGIPDETLKSLFQEFKQLNEVSSRHVEGVGLGLSLVKEYADLLNGTVSVRSGTGQGSLFTVDVFAPVTELPAALLPRVESPVMQSVTVAPQPHKTEVGKHLPRVLIAENNAELATYIQGLLNEMCMTKLAADGEEALALANEWHPDLILAAVMLPKRDGLSFCREVKSRPESAVIPVVLLTPLTQREAMLQGWEAGADEYLFKPFHPAELVTRVRSLLRSVQQRKRAQEQIERLNEALEKRVIELANANRELKSLASKLEQARDQALEASRFKSVFLANMSHEIRTPINGVISMSDMLMRTRLTDEQVEVANIIQDSARALLDIINDILDFSKIEAGKLELEIVDFELLHVVEGTAELIAGQARQKKLSLMTYVAPDVPTSLRGDPGRLRQILLNLLSNAIKFTESGEVVVEATLDAMDEKRCRVKFSVRDTGIGMPQEAVYRLFQPFTQADGSITRRYGGTGLGLSIAKLLVELLGGRIGVRSTEGRGSTFWFSVPLERSQAAPEQPIDRGKFDLENTRVLLVETLEGTAKIIQDYTANWGMICETVPGLNDALTSMRAAVESGKPFDLAIVELTMPNSAGLAFAQTVQADPILSKTKLILCTAEDKGRLGEGALQAGFSAYLIKPLKQSRLFDCIALVLSAEDRAEKESLASYMPPRLNTTAEMTVFQKTGMVLVAEDNPVNQKVAMMLLKELGFSAHVVGSGREAVEVVNHTPYSLILMDCQMPDMDGFEATGAIRKAEVLTGRHIPIIAMTAHAMQGDREKCIAAGMDDYVSKPVTAAKLKEVLLRWFKTDSAAWRGVQPAQKNESPASVYVRPPGLLNFESLKETCGIDGAIELIGVFTSSTDTLLTRIYDAVTAKDSSKLKSAAHELKGSCGSMGSSDMAVLCKELEQTAVAQNWDLAPTLYMQLHSIYEQVQSYCKELLDTYTPTR; this comes from the coding sequence ATGAGCGGGTTTTTCAAGAGCTCCTGGAAAGTTTTAAGGCGATTGGGCTCCTCGTCAAAGGAGTCTTCTGAGTCGTCCGATGAAGGCGAGTCGTCCAACAACGACTCCAATAGGGATAAATCGGAGCGAACCAGGCAGCTAAAAGTCGGCTTTCTTGGCGGTGACAAATCTAAGCAGAGTGCAAACGACCGTAGAGCTACCCTGCTGGCTAATGTTTCAACTGAGTTGCGTACGCCGCTCACTTTGATTCTCGCGCCGCTCGAGTCGTTGCTGATGGGCAATCATGGCGCACTTACCGCTGATCAAAGTGCTCTGCTTCGCACAATCCACAACAATTCCGTGCGTTTGCTGCAAATGGTATCCGGGCTCTTGGATTTTTCTGTAGTGCAATCCGGCTCGATTCAGGTCAGTCGGCAGCCGGTAGATGTTGCAGTTTTAACTGGGGCTGTAGTTTCAGATTTCCAGTCAATCATTGCTTCGAGAAACATAACCTTGACCTATGATCCTCAGCAAGCAAATTTGTTTGTCATGATCGATCGCTATATGTACGAACGCATAGTATCCAATTTGATATCAAATGCGGTGAAGTTTACTATGGCCGGCGGGCAGGTTAAAGTCTCGTTACGCCACAAGGACGATCGGCTCGAGTTGTCAGTTCTCGATACCGGCGTCGGCATTCCTGATGAAACGTTGAAGTCGCTGTTTCAGGAATTTAAACAGTTGAACGAAGTCTCATCACGTCACGTTGAAGGTGTCGGACTGGGGCTCTCCCTTGTTAAAGAGTACGCAGATCTATTGAATGGCACGGTTTCAGTGCGTAGCGGCACCGGGCAGGGAAGTCTTTTTACTGTCGATGTCTTCGCGCCCGTGACTGAACTTCCAGCCGCGTTGTTGCCTCGGGTCGAGTCACCGGTTATGCAGTCTGTAACCGTCGCTCCGCAGCCGCATAAGACTGAAGTTGGAAAGCATCTGCCGCGAGTGCTAATCGCTGAAAATAATGCGGAGTTGGCAACATACATTCAGGGATTGCTCAATGAAATGTGCATGACCAAGCTTGCTGCTGACGGAGAAGAAGCGCTTGCTCTTGCTAATGAGTGGCATCCTGACTTGATTCTGGCTGCAGTTATGTTGCCGAAACGAGACGGTTTGAGTTTTTGTCGCGAAGTTAAATCTCGACCTGAAAGTGCTGTTATTCCAGTTGTGCTATTGACGCCGCTCACACAGCGCGAAGCCATGTTGCAGGGCTGGGAGGCTGGTGCTGACGAGTATCTCTTCAAGCCATTCCATCCGGCTGAGCTGGTCACTCGTGTACGATCATTGCTGCGCAGTGTGCAGCAACGGAAGCGCGCTCAAGAGCAGATTGAGCGATTGAATGAAGCGCTGGAGAAAAGAGTGATTGAGCTGGCCAACGCCAATCGCGAGCTCAAGTCGCTTGCCTCTAAGCTGGAACAGGCTCGCGATCAGGCTTTAGAAGCGTCGCGGTTTAAATCTGTTTTTCTCGCCAATATGAGTCACGAGATTCGTACACCGATTAATGGTGTAATCAGCATGAGCGATATGTTGATGCGCACGAGACTGACCGACGAGCAGGTCGAGGTGGCGAACATCATTCAAGATTCCGCCAGAGCGCTTCTGGATATCATCAACGATATCCTTGATTTTTCCAAAATCGAAGCAGGCAAGTTGGAGTTGGAAATTGTCGACTTCGAGCTTTTACACGTCGTCGAGGGTACGGCGGAGTTGATCGCCGGTCAAGCGCGACAGAAGAAACTCTCCTTGATGACCTATGTCGCCCCGGATGTGCCTACATCGTTGCGTGGGGACCCTGGGCGTTTGCGTCAAATTCTTCTCAATTTATTGAGCAATGCGATCAAGTTTACTGAAAGCGGTGAAGTTGTTGTTGAAGCAACGTTAGATGCCATGGACGAGAAACGTTGCCGCGTCAAGTTTTCGGTTCGCGATACCGGCATTGGCATGCCTCAGGAAGCCGTTTACAGGTTGTTTCAACCTTTCACTCAGGCTGATGGTTCAATTACGCGTCGTTATGGTGGCACAGGTCTGGGGCTGTCAATTGCGAAGTTGCTGGTGGAATTGCTCGGTGGCAGAATCGGTGTGCGCAGCACTGAAGGTAGGGGCTCGACTTTCTGGTTCTCCGTGCCGCTGGAGCGCTCTCAAGCGGCTCCGGAGCAGCCCATCGATCGAGGCAAATTCGATCTTGAAAATACGCGCGTATTGCTTGTCGAAACGTTGGAAGGCACCGCCAAAATTATTCAAGATTACACTGCCAATTGGGGCATGATTTGCGAGACTGTACCGGGTCTGAACGATGCGCTGACGTCGATGCGAGCGGCGGTTGAGAGTGGAAAGCCGTTTGACCTCGCCATTGTTGAGCTCACTATGCCGAATTCGGCTGGGCTTGCTTTTGCTCAAACCGTGCAGGCAGATCCAATTTTGAGCAAGACTAAATTGATTCTATGCACTGCTGAAGATAAAGGTAGGCTTGGCGAAGGCGCTCTGCAAGCTGGTTTCTCTGCATACCTGATCAAGCCGCTCAAGCAGTCGCGACTTTTTGATTGCATCGCTCTCGTTCTGAGCGCTGAAGACAGGGCCGAGAAAGAATCGTTAGCATCGTACATGCCGCCACGATTGAACACGACAGCCGAAATGACAGTTTTTCAGAAGACAGGTATGGTGCTGGTTGCCGAGGATAATCCGGTAAATCAGAAAGTGGCAATGATGCTGCTCAAAGAACTTGGATTTTCAGCGCATGTTGTCGGCAGCGGGCGAGAAGCGGTTGAAGTCGTCAATCATACGCCCTACTCTCTTATCCTGATGGACTGTCAGATGCCCGATATGGATGGATTCGAGGCGACAGGCGCAATTCGCAAGGCTGAGGTTCTGACCGGGCGACACATTCCGATTATCGCCATGACTGCTCACGCTATGCAAGGTGATCGAGAAAAATGTATCGCAGCCGGCATGGATGATTATGTGAGCAAGCCCGTCACTGCCGCCAAGCTCAAAGAGGTCTTATTGCGCTGGTTTAAAACAGATTCGGCCGCATGGCGAGGCGTGCAGCCTGCTCAGAAGAACGAGTCTCCGGCCAGTGTATATGTGCGACCGCCGGGGTTGTTGAATTTTGAATCCTTGAAAGAGACTTGCGGTATAGATGGTGCCATTGAGTTGATCGGTGTTTTCACGTCATCCACTGATACTTTGTTGACGCGCATATACGACGCTGTCACTGCTAAAGATTCGAGCAAGTTGAAATCCGCTGCTCATGAGCTGAAAGGATCGTGTGGATCGATGGGGTCTTCCGATATGGCGGTGCTTTGCAAGGAACTCGAACAAACAGCAGTCGCACAAAATTGGGATCTGGCACCAACTCTTTACATGCAATTGCACAGTATATACGAGCAGGTGCAGAGCTATTGCAAAGAGTTATTAGACACTTACACTCCCACCAGGTGA
- a CDS encoding ATP-dependent DNA ligase, protein MLKEYNRKRDFKKTPEPSGKAPAQADGALKFVIQKHAARRLHYDFRLEIDGVLVSWAVPKGPALDPAEKRLAVQTEDHPMDYGSFEGIIPKGQYGGGEVIVWDSGTYTPDEGGILSWNDREEAQERMREGLKKGKISIFLEGSKLQGSWTLVKIKKTEKEWLLIKHSDAFVRTDKDPTEEEESVLTGRTLADVKAGKKGKSIKAPRVEIGKAKRFPRTIKPMTASLAERPFSKAGWVFEPKMDGIRAIAFIENGQVTLKSRNDLDLTSQFPAIAASLSKYPGDLILDGEIVALNEKGRPSFQHLQQRGKPTKTKSGGSAPIIYYLFDVIHCQGRSLEDEPLSERRRILVEQIRPTHDIRIIEQFPTEGESAYEACVANELEGVVGKRIDSTYEVGHRSKNWLKIKSTASAEFLICGYTEGTGARNHTFGSLILGTHDEQGKLVYVGGVGTGFDDKKLKALMKLMKPLVVTRCPFSKKPPGKLNPTWVKPELIAEIKFAEWTQDKILRAPVFLRLREDIEQDEVKSTPMVQISDLKAVKSTKGTIKNDQIDEKNERSTSKTATGAGYSKKQSKHAKQLENSEEDSMTAEILEQLDTDGEKLELEVEGNKIAFSNLNKVFWPATPDMEAVTKRDYAKYLTRVAPYLLPHLRDRLITMVRFPNGIGQGKFYQKHWEHKLPPFVETVRHFTEHAGVDQDFLVCNNLSTLLWLAQIADLELHTSHTRNNPQPEGSTLPRKYTGDAETLEASLMNYPDYMVIDLDPYTYSGKEKKGEEPELHEKGFKQACQVALWVKELLDSLKIAAFIKTSGRTGLHIYVPIVRTIDYPTVRMLAEIIGKQVMKQHPEDVTMDWAIVKRTGKVFFDHNMNARSKTLGSIYSPRIAPEATISTPIEWSELGHVYPHDFTMRTVPERLKEKGDLWADILDHKNDLEKILINTDKAPSAMETQVAAKKRKRKSAG, encoded by the coding sequence ATGCTCAAAGAGTACAACCGAAAGCGTGACTTTAAAAAGACGCCAGAACCCAGCGGTAAAGCACCCGCTCAGGCGGACGGCGCTCTCAAATTTGTTATACAGAAGCATGCCGCACGGCGACTCCACTATGATTTTCGCCTCGAGATAGACGGGGTCTTAGTATCCTGGGCGGTACCAAAAGGTCCAGCACTCGATCCCGCCGAAAAGCGACTGGCTGTGCAGACAGAAGACCACCCCATGGATTACGGCAGCTTCGAAGGTATCATCCCGAAAGGCCAGTACGGCGGCGGGGAAGTGATTGTCTGGGATAGTGGCACATACACACCAGATGAAGGCGGCATCCTGTCATGGAACGATAGAGAAGAAGCCCAAGAACGCATGCGTGAAGGTCTTAAGAAAGGAAAAATTTCCATCTTCCTGGAAGGCTCGAAGTTACAAGGCTCCTGGACACTGGTCAAGATCAAAAAGACGGAAAAGGAGTGGCTTTTGATCAAGCACTCCGATGCATTTGTCCGAACAGACAAAGATCCAACCGAAGAGGAAGAATCTGTGCTGACTGGACGCACACTGGCAGATGTGAAGGCGGGGAAAAAAGGAAAGTCCATCAAGGCACCCAGGGTTGAGATAGGCAAAGCAAAACGCTTTCCCCGCACCATAAAGCCTATGACGGCAAGTCTTGCCGAAAGACCATTCAGCAAAGCGGGCTGGGTTTTCGAACCAAAAATGGATGGCATCAGGGCAATCGCATTTATCGAAAACGGACAGGTGACACTTAAATCCAGAAACGACCTTGATTTAACATCGCAGTTTCCGGCGATCGCAGCGAGCCTTAGCAAGTATCCGGGAGATCTGATTTTGGACGGCGAGATAGTCGCTCTAAATGAAAAGGGTCGTCCATCCTTCCAACATCTGCAACAACGCGGCAAACCAACCAAGACGAAATCAGGCGGCAGCGCGCCGATCATTTACTACCTGTTTGACGTCATCCACTGCCAGGGGCGCAGCCTCGAAGACGAACCTCTATCTGAGAGACGCAGAATTCTTGTCGAACAAATCAGACCAACTCACGACATCCGCATCATCGAACAATTCCCAACAGAGGGAGAGTCAGCCTATGAAGCTTGTGTCGCCAATGAGCTCGAAGGCGTAGTAGGCAAGCGCATCGACAGCACATATGAAGTGGGGCATCGATCAAAAAACTGGCTCAAGATCAAATCAACTGCCAGCGCAGAATTCTTGATTTGCGGATACACCGAGGGCACCGGAGCGCGAAATCACACATTCGGTTCTCTTATTCTTGGTACTCACGACGAGCAGGGCAAGCTCGTCTATGTAGGCGGCGTAGGAACGGGCTTTGACGACAAGAAACTAAAAGCACTGATGAAACTGATGAAGCCACTCGTGGTCACCAGGTGCCCATTCAGCAAAAAGCCGCCGGGTAAACTGAACCCAACCTGGGTAAAACCAGAATTAATTGCCGAAATAAAATTCGCCGAATGGACTCAAGATAAAATCCTCCGCGCTCCAGTATTCCTGCGCCTCAGAGAGGACATTGAGCAAGACGAAGTCAAATCAACACCGATGGTACAGATTAGCGATTTGAAGGCAGTCAAGTCGACAAAAGGCACCATCAAGAATGATCAAATTGACGAGAAGAACGAGCGCTCCACTTCTAAAACTGCAACCGGGGCAGGCTACAGCAAGAAGCAATCAAAGCATGCGAAGCAACTGGAGAACAGCGAGGAGGATTCCATGACCGCGGAAATTCTAGAGCAGCTAGACACGGACGGGGAAAAACTCGAGCTGGAAGTGGAAGGAAACAAGATTGCCTTCTCCAATCTGAACAAGGTTTTCTGGCCGGCGACTCCGGATATGGAAGCCGTAACGAAACGCGATTATGCTAAATATCTGACCAGAGTAGCACCATATTTGCTACCACATCTGCGCGACCGGCTCATTACAATGGTGCGGTTCCCCAACGGCATCGGTCAGGGTAAGTTCTATCAGAAGCATTGGGAGCACAAGCTGCCACCATTTGTAGAAACAGTCAGACACTTCACAGAACACGCGGGAGTAGATCAAGATTTTCTCGTCTGCAACAATCTGTCGACCCTGCTGTGGCTGGCGCAGATTGCAGATTTAGAACTGCATACATCGCACACACGCAACAATCCACAGCCCGAAGGCTCGACACTTCCACGAAAGTATACGGGCGATGCAGAGACCCTGGAAGCATCTCTGATGAACTACCCGGATTACATGGTCATCGATCTCGACCCATACACCTACAGTGGCAAGGAAAAGAAGGGAGAAGAGCCCGAGCTGCACGAAAAAGGCTTTAAGCAAGCATGTCAGGTTGCTCTCTGGGTGAAGGAGCTGCTCGACAGCCTTAAAATCGCTGCCTTCATCAAAACCTCGGGCCGAACCGGGCTCCACATCTATGTGCCAATTGTAAGAACTATTGACTATCCAACAGTGCGGATGCTCGCCGAGATTATCGGCAAACAGGTAATGAAACAGCACCCTGAAGATGTGACGATGGATTGGGCGATTGTCAAACGCACAGGCAAAGTTTTCTTCGATCACAACATGAATGCGCGCAGCAAAACACTGGGGTCAATTTACTCGCCACGAATTGCCCCGGAAGCGACTATTTCGACACCAATCGAATGGAGTGAATTAGGCCACGTATACCCGCACGACTTTACGATGCGCACTGTACCAGAGCGCTTGAAAGAAAAAGGCGATCTCTGGGCCGATATTCTAGATCACAAAAATGACCTGGAGAAAATCCTGATCAACACCGATAAGGCACCATCTGCCATGGAAACACAAGTGGCAGCCAAGAAACGCAAACGCAAGTCAGCTGGTTAA
- a CDS encoding ATP-dependent DNA ligase, producing the protein MLPVPKDYEPMEATLTSELPRGEGWQYEPKWDGFRCLAFKEGKDIQLQSKSGRELGRYFPEIIEYLQNLDAPCFVLDSEIVVPSGNEFSFDDLLQRIHPAASRIKKLARETPAVMIVFDILTDERNESLVMEPLSSRRVNLEKFAAKYLTGNLNVVLSPATTNATVTDDWLAKMGNRLDGIVAKRLDLPYQSGNRKGMQKVKKLRTADCVVGGFRYATGTKKAIGSLLLGLHDEKGLLNHVGFSSSFTAKERVQLVEKLEPLIAKPGFTGDAPGGPSRWSTERSTEWEPLKNTLIAEVTYDHFTNGRFRHGTRFVRWRPDKAPEQCTYEQIHGYRAPSVKS; encoded by the coding sequence ATGCTGCCTGTTCCGAAAGACTATGAACCGATGGAGGCAACTCTCACAAGTGAACTGCCGAGAGGCGAAGGCTGGCAGTATGAGCCCAAATGGGATGGATTTCGTTGCCTGGCTTTCAAGGAAGGAAAAGATATTCAGCTGCAATCTAAAAGCGGCCGCGAACTCGGCAGATACTTTCCAGAAATAATCGAATATTTACAGAATCTTGATGCGCCCTGCTTCGTTCTAGACAGTGAAATCGTAGTGCCGTCAGGAAATGAATTTTCCTTTGATGACCTTCTACAGCGCATTCACCCGGCAGCCAGCCGAATAAAGAAACTGGCCCGGGAGACACCGGCAGTAATGATTGTCTTCGACATTCTCACAGACGAAAGGAATGAGTCACTGGTGATGGAACCGCTGAGCAGCAGGCGCGTGAACCTGGAAAAATTCGCAGCGAAATATCTGACCGGCAATTTGAATGTCGTGCTGTCTCCTGCCACCACAAACGCTACCGTCACAGATGATTGGTTGGCAAAGATGGGCAATCGCCTCGATGGCATCGTCGCCAAAAGACTGGATTTGCCATATCAGTCAGGCAACAGAAAAGGCATGCAAAAAGTCAAAAAACTGCGCACTGCTGACTGTGTGGTTGGCGGCTTCCGCTACGCCACAGGCACTAAAAAAGCTATTGGCTCGCTTCTACTTGGTCTGCATGACGAGAAAGGGCTTCTCAATCACGTGGGGTTCAGCTCATCGTTTACCGCGAAGGAGCGGGTTCAACTGGTAGAAAAGCTCGAACCATTGATCGCAAAGCCAGGTTTTACAGGAGACGCTCCGGGCGGTCCAAGCCGCTGGAGCACAGAACGAAGCACTGAATGGGAACCGCTCAAAAATACTTTGATTGCTGAGGTGACATACGATCACTTCACCAATGGGCGATTCAGGCACGGTACACGCTTCGTTCGCTGGAGACCGGACAAAGCGCCTGAACAGTGCACCTACGAGCAGATTCACGGATACAGAGCGCCATCGGTTAAGTCCTGA
- a CDS encoding tetratricopeptide repeat protein, with amino-acid sequence MFRCSEASRTHRKRVISSFNRVGAVTLALSLCLSGNLFLNSSFAQSPEPAESATGSQGETRPAAARPTGAGETEASAPVASPEAKSNIRRDLSAAADLMLDGKYSEAADLYRSILNTNAKETNALAGLGMALGRQFKLDAADEQFEKLLQIDPNNAVAHCGKAMVLLNRLQSSNNSVIKSRTQILKEAGKECNLALDADPRVVEAHFLLGRVYKEEGRYDRAAQAFQGAIKLDPHYSNAYAQLGLVQVLSNKLSEATESFKKAISINSGNSTAHFGMAQVAFKQNRLEAAVAELNISLYQNPNSSPVHQLLGKVYEAQGNTNAAIKEFKEAIRIKPEQAAPYLSLAGVAESRGDMEMAIAELHSGLEIMPNEPELLIRIANDSLRIDKFDDAIKNFELADAAAPGTAAPLEGVTRALYLKAQKEASGAYFASNDLAKANILVQKALKLNPTSVQLRLVDAKLRALSGQPVSVAKMPLPQSDAERPAYAECLMAQGKYNEATEQMYRAINSTNDSTKLFAIADLALMIKDLPSAELAYKRAASFVGNAERANRGMDLIFKEREEAKQNLNLANDLARSRQLQSAIDKYRLSAYQDPKVADTHLFLAQTIEKLSEQTSKTMRETIAQYKAYLELAPGVPAATQDKLQKRVAKLESKAQKIEESASQPGQPKPSLLGRLSTL; translated from the coding sequence ATGTTCAGGTGTTCAGAGGCGTCCCGTACACATCGAAAACGCGTTATCAGCAGTTTTAATCGCGTTGGCGCTGTCACACTGGCACTTTCTCTTTGTTTGTCGGGCAACCTCTTTTTAAATTCGTCCTTCGCTCAGAGTCCTGAGCCTGCGGAGTCCGCGACTGGTTCTCAGGGAGAAACTCGACCAGCAGCTGCAAGACCAACGGGAGCTGGTGAAACCGAAGCATCTGCGCCGGTTGCCTCTCCAGAGGCGAAAAGCAATATCCGTCGCGATTTATCAGCTGCTGCTGATTTAATGCTTGATGGAAAATATTCCGAAGCCGCTGACTTGTATCGTTCGATTTTGAACACGAATGCCAAAGAGACTAACGCTCTGGCTGGTCTTGGAATGGCGCTGGGACGACAGTTCAAGCTTGATGCCGCAGATGAGCAGTTTGAGAAATTACTTCAGATCGACCCGAATAACGCCGTGGCGCATTGCGGAAAAGCGATGGTGTTGCTCAATCGATTGCAGTCCTCCAACAACTCTGTCATTAAGAGCCGCACACAGATTTTGAAAGAAGCCGGAAAAGAATGTAACTTGGCTCTTGACGCTGATCCTCGTGTAGTGGAAGCTCACTTTTTACTTGGACGTGTCTACAAAGAAGAAGGGCGCTATGATCGCGCTGCACAAGCCTTCCAGGGGGCTATTAAACTTGATCCGCATTACTCGAATGCTTATGCGCAACTTGGACTCGTGCAAGTTTTGTCGAATAAGTTGAGTGAAGCTACTGAAAGTTTCAAGAAAGCAATCTCGATTAACTCGGGCAATTCGACTGCGCATTTCGGTATGGCGCAAGTTGCTTTCAAGCAAAATCGGCTCGAAGCCGCGGTGGCGGAGTTGAATATTTCGCTCTATCAGAATCCAAACAGTTCGCCTGTGCATCAACTGCTGGGCAAAGTTTATGAAGCTCAGGGTAATACCAACGCGGCAATCAAAGAGTTCAAAGAGGCAATACGCATCAAACCTGAACAAGCTGCTCCTTATCTGAGTCTTGCAGGTGTTGCCGAATCACGCGGCGATATGGAGATGGCTATTGCAGAACTGCATTCGGGTCTGGAAATCATGCCAAATGAGCCTGAGCTGCTGATTCGAATTGCCAACGACTCATTGCGTATTGATAAATTTGATGATGCAATCAAGAACTTCGAGCTGGCGGATGCTGCTGCTCCGGGTACTGCAGCACCTCTTGAGGGGGTGACGAGAGCTCTTTATTTGAAGGCTCAAAAGGAAGCATCAGGTGCATATTTTGCCAGCAATGATCTCGCTAAGGCTAATATTCTTGTTCAAAAGGCTTTGAAGCTGAATCCAACCAGTGTGCAGTTGCGACTGGTCGATGCCAAACTGCGTGCATTGTCCGGTCAACCTGTCAGTGTGGCAAAAATGCCTCTGCCGCAATCTGACGCAGAACGTCCTGCCTATGCCGAGTGCTTGATGGCCCAGGGCAAGTACAATGAAGCCACAGAACAGATGTATAGAGCGATCAACTCCACTAACGATTCGACGAAACTATTCGCTATCGCCGATCTGGCATTGATGATAAAAGATCTTCCCTCCGCTGAGCTTGCATATAAACGCGCAGCCAGTTTTGTTGGAAATGCAGAGCGGGCCAACCGTGGCATGGATCTGATCTTCAAGGAGCGAGAGGAAGCGAAGCAGAACTTGAATCTGGCCAATGATCTGGCGCGCAGTCGGCAGTTGCAGAGCGCAATCGATAAGTACAGGCTCTCGGCCTATCAGGATCCAAAAGTGGCTGACACTCATTTGTTCCTTGCTCAGACAATTGAAAAGTTGTCGGAACAGACGAGCAAAACTATGCGTGAAACAATCGCTCAATACAAAGCATATCTTGAGCTTGCGCCGGGAGTTCCGGCTGCTACACAAGACAAATTGCAGAAGCGCGTTGCCAAATTGGAATCGAAGGCGCAGAAAATTGAAGAATCAGCATCCCAGCCTGGCCAGCCTAAACCGAGTCTACTAGGGCGTCTTTCTACGCTGTGA
- a CDS encoding zinc-binding protein, protein MEKSTTVDKQLTCRDCRNTFVFSGAEQDFFKDKGLSNEPKRCPNCRLLSRSQRPGSTVQQTAEVPCSGCGRATRVPFLPNGHKPVICNTCFYSQKKSHSPTDDDGHVMSAAS, encoded by the coding sequence ATGGAAAAATCTACCACCGTCGATAAGCAGTTGACATGCCGTGACTGCCGAAACACGTTCGTGTTCTCCGGAGCCGAACAGGATTTTTTCAAAGACAAAGGTCTTAGCAACGAACCTAAACGTTGCCCTAACTGTCGATTATTGTCTCGCAGCCAGCGCCCGGGCAGCACAGTCCAACAAACAGCCGAAGTGCCATGCAGCGGTTGCGGACGAGCCACTCGTGTGCCGTTTCTGCCAAACGGACACAAACCAGTGATATGCAATACCTGTTTTTACTCCCAAAAAAAGAGTCACTCGCCGACAGATGACGACGGTCACGTCATGTCGGCAGCGAGTTAA